atgtttattttatattttatatttaatatagtttttattttttattttatatttttattttcttccaaGTATCgaaaacattttaactgctTTAGTTTAGTTAACAACCTGCAAACTAATCAGCTTACCTTACAGATTTTAACGCTCTAGAACTTTTAGATTAGggtttataattaaatataaaaataataataaatatttcatgttttcattttaaaagggCTCATATTATGACAAAtccattttttacattttgaattagtttttatattttccattttaattttagttaaagtttttgtaattttgtttctgtcatttttattagttttttggtctatatagtttaatattaattttaatgttaatttaatttaatataatttttttgtttgagttattttagtacttaagagtttttaaatatattatttgatttcagttaatgtttattttatttttaagcaaaaacaaacaaacaataagctTTTGGTTTTAATTAACAATGATAACCCTGCAAACCTACCTAACCCTACCTGAGAGATTTTAGCTCTCTAGAAACAACTGAATATTGATTATgggttaaataattaatataaattatattcaatGAAAAACGACCTAAATTTGGGACTTTTCCTCTCACAAAGTTATCATGTGACTTCAAAAGATTGGGTCGAGTCGGGTGACGGGTCTGGTTTACACTCTACTAGTCACTTACACACACATTAAACTATTAGACATAAAACacgtgacacacacacacacacacacacacacacagactcacggTTTGagacttcttcttcttcttcttgatGGATCTGAAGAAGCCTTGTTTCTCCTTCTCTTTGGTGGGTTCTGGAGGACTCAGGTCCCGCGTCTCAGACCCCGTCCTCGTCAAACAAGACACacttaattagtgctgtcaagcgattaatcgcatccaaaataaaagtttacataatatatgtgtgtatacagcgaatatttattatgtatatataaatacacacacatgcatgtatatatttaggaaaaatatgttatgtttatattttaaatatatataacataaattataagaatataaatatatacatgtaaatacatatacatattttcgaaatgtatgctgtatgtgtgtgtatttaaatacacataaaaatgtacacagtacacacacacatatattttgtaaagaaaaactCTTTGTATGCACACAGCACTACACTTATTACAACTCATGCTTAcaatctctttttattttttattttattatacatttttattttattaatacttttattaatatttttaattattgtttttaaatgtctacatagttttcattttatttgttttagttattttagcacttcaagttaaactaaacaaaaatgagaaatgttgccttggtaactagctgaaataaaatacgttttttaatattttatgttagttactgattattttatttcaagtaaggaaaatgttttaatggttttagttttaattaacgaGAATTACCATGGAAACTGGTCACCtgagatttctttaaaaacaagcttctaattaattataacaataatgataaatagtttatttgaatttttatgtTCATATCACAAATTGTCTGTCCAATGCACTAAAGtgtcagaaataattttaaaaagcatttattgcATCATAgctattaatataaatatatttgttccaTGATTTGTTTATTCCAAGCACAGGAAAGctaaacatttcttaaaaataaagtcctTACATGatactgtttattttttcaCGTTATCATGGGAAAAAAGTTTGATTCAAATTAAGTTTTGGTGGAGCCAAATAACAGTAGCACATAAAAGTAGGTCAATCATAGTGTGTCAGTGCATCATCCTCACCACGGGTCGTATGTGGGTTGGTGTATGTTGTGGCTGCTGTCCATCGTGACTCCTGAACTCTCGTGGAAGGAGTTATCGGGTCTGGGAGACGGCACTgatcaaaacagaaaaacatcaacatattaatcaaattaatgcactGAGATCAACCAGTGTTACAGAAAGCAATGAATTATATTGCACTGTTAAAGTAACTTTTGCATTACTTCTCACTCGCCCACTCTTCCAGAACAACAACCGTTTTGTGGGGTTTTTAGTGGTATTTGTTTTGCTGGGTTTTGATTGTCTTTCCAACACAGTTAGCATGCAATGACTGTATCGCAGTAGATACCGCGACGCATGCAGTGTCGACAGTTttgttgattataatgggagCAATTGAATTTGATTTGCATCGCACCTGCAGCGTAGAGACTGTAGCAAGCACTGCATGAACCTATAATATGTGACTACAGTATACGGGGAACAGAGAACTTTTCAATTGCATTCATTAAAGAACAAATTAGACAACAtagaaagaaataaaacaaaataaaataaattaaaaaaattgataaaaCATTACGCGACTACAGTATGGGGAACGGAGAGATTTTCAATTGCATTTGTCAGTAAATAAATTAGAgaacacataaataaaataaaacaaaatatttaatttaacgcATTAACAAAATAAGCCTGGTATTAtgataaaaaacattattgttatttatttctttattatttattatgcatgaACTACAGTACGGGAAGAGTTTTCaattgcatttgtttaataaataaattagacaacagaaaaattaattaaattaaactgaattataaacttcataaattattaaaataaatcccagtataatgataaaacattactttgttgttgttgttttattatttattatgcatgcaCTACAGTTAGAGGAACagttttcaattgcattttttactaaataaattagacaatatagaaataaaataaaacaaaataataaaatttaataaattataattatattaaattataattatatttaaataaattaaagtaacaAAATATCTGTAGTATTATGACAATAAGAATTAGTATATATTATGATAACGCATTACTTTATTGTTTGCCTGCGAAGAACAATCTGATGGCATGCACATTTCTTGTAGTTTGTCACTTTAAACTCTGTCTATATCATGTGTTAAAATCAGAAGCATCATGTGCATAAGCGTGATGTCACTGACCCCTGTAGAAGCTCCCGACCCGTCGCGGCACTGAGTCGCTGTACATCATGCGGTTCTCTTTGGCCGATCCGCTGTCATCGGTGAGCTGCTCGTGATAAACGCCTCCCTGCAGCATCAACATTAGTCAAAGACGCTTTCCAGCTGAAAAAGTGCTGTATGTAACACTGAGGACATTATTTATCATGAACAGTGACAATTTCCCCTGTGTGTAAACTCCAAACAGAAGAAAACACAACCGAAATGCCTCCATCTGAATGACAGAGCAAAGCAAACAGAGAAATGGGCAGCAGAAGAGGAGTGTTAAGAGAAGGAGGTATAGAGACAGTGAAAGAGAGGGAAAGCAGGATGGTGCGGACCTCGCTCTTTTGCCGCGGTGCGTGAAAGGCAGTGGTGTTGTCCCGTGTGGACTCCCGGATTAAAGGTCGCGTGTGACTGACCTCTGCGGCCGCGGGGTCGCTCTGTTTATGGAGAGATGAGAGCAGGTGAAGCACAAAGCGCCCGCAGACATTCATACAAACACCCTGTTACAAaccctagtgagctgcctacctagacaacACACTCAGAcatcatagatagatagatagatagatagatagatagatagatagatagatagatagatagatagatagatagatagatagatagatagatagatagatagaattcACTCCCATCAACCGAAAGGGaggaaatattttaattctaaATTTTGTAGGATGTTGCCTTAGAAGCTAGCAGCCTATGTAGACAATAGACACTGAGGCAGCTTATTAAGGTTTGGAACGGAGCCTAATATTTACAAGCCACACGTCCAGACTTCATCCAGACCTGGGATGGGCCACTCCAGTCCTGGAGGACTACTGtcatgcagagtttagctccaaccttgaCCAAACACCCCTGCCTGCAATTTTCAACCTGCAAACTTGAAGACTTCGGATGGATTTTTCAGGTCTGACTGATTAGggatggagctaaactctgctggACAGGCCCTTCAGGACCAGAGCTGTCCACTCCTGATCCAGACCCACCACTGGACCAACTCTACACACTTCACAAACACTCACAGGCATCAGAAAGCATGCTGCAATGCTCTGCGCTAGCAAATCACTAAAGAAAGTGAAAGAGGTCTCAAGGACTGACCCTGATGTCGTCTAATCCTGCGTCCCGCGACACGGCGCTGCCCATGTGTCTCGGCAGGGTCCGATGCTGTAGCTGAGGGGTCAGGAGCTGTAGACTGCTGGCTCTCGTGGGAATCCCTTGCCCCACTGCCAATCCGCCCGCCTCACCCCCGTGGGGTCGCCCCCGTTCCCTCCGCACGTACATGGAGTGCCTATGCGGCCTCTGCTGGGAGGAAAACGGGCTAGTGTAGCCCACGCCATAGGGGAACTCATGGGGCGCCGAAAGAGTCAGTCCCCCAATGGGATCGAGCGGATCGACAGAGTTTCCGTCACTCTTTTGCCTTGATGAGGAGCGGCGGGTGGACGGCTCAGCCGTGCTTCCGTCCCGTTCCATTTTGCTGCGACGCCCCACTGCGGGACTGTGTCCAGAACGCTCCCCGTGTTGCAGGGATGGGCTGCCCGGCGCCGGCAAGTTCAGGTTCATGTTGAGGTCCAAGCAGCTGCTGGGGAAGTAGCGCGGAGAGCCAGCAGGGTCATCTGGATGCAGTCGCATGTCGCTGAGGTTGCTCACGGATTTGGCATCGCTAAGCACTCCGTGACTCTTGGACAAACTCAGGTACGAAGACGACCCCTTTCCGCCCGACGACGCGGTGGACTCACCGTAACCATGGCGGCTCTGTTTCTCCCGTTCCCCCGTCAACGTGCTGGTCTTGCCCTCCACAAAGGAATGGCGGTTCTGGGTGCGAGGCGTGTTGGATTTCAGGTATTTGGGCACCGGCCCGTCCGCCGGTTTGCCAAAGTCAAAATCGCCCACTTTGGATTTGGCCTCTTTGGCGTGCTGTAGGCTGGCCAGGTCTTTACCGCATGACGCCGAGCGGTTGAGCGGCTGAAAGGATTTGGGGTGCATCACCGGACTCAGGCTGTTGGCAGACGGTACCGACCCATTCAGGAATGCCTCGGTGCTGGATGGGTGGAGCTCATCGTGCCCATGACGGGGCAGACTGGAGCAGTCACGGCTGTTTGAGCGATGGTGACTTGAACTCTTGACCACATGACCCCTAAAGAcccattaaaaaattaaagcatGCAAACCTAGGTGATTTCATGCAACACTGAGGAAAACTgttttttatctatctatctgcatTTGGTGCaccgtatttttttttttttatggaatacCTGATGACGTACTAAATGTAGCAAAATTTGTAGTATTCAACGAgcaaattatgtaatattctatATCCCATAATGCAACGTACtcaaattgacattttattcattttacttGACCTTTACTTGCAGAATGGTGAATCTAAATGAAATAAGACTCTTTATTTGCTGCCAAAAGCTAAAAATTGTACACAAGAGAAGCCGATTAGACAtccagaagagacagacggcagCACGTAAGTGTTGCAATACTTGGTcgtagatctgttgtttaaattatttacttgctgcTAGGAAGGAATActtcgtttcctacctatttctattctgcattttcattgaggtttatatttttgattgcacttactggtaattataattatttgcacctcggctaagaaggagcCTGTGTCATTTGCATTGCTCCCtgcaagcgaagtgttagtttcgtcttgagctATTTGCActaggctattggctgggctaATCAGAAGCCagccacagctgttttcactcTAGTCTCTTAGactgtgtatttatttgatgtcCGAGCGCTGACGGAAGCgctcagcctcctcgtgtgaagacagaTGAGTGTAAAGGCCAAcgactttttcctgtgcgactttaaccgagcaacgaaACCGACCAACACACTTGCGTATCATTTCTATCTTCCCTCACACACTCTCCtttcctatcctctttccttctacctctatcatgtgtttccaaaccaTTCCGGTTTTCTCTCAAAcacgctctaacatcacacgCAGACGGCAATGTAATCTTGCTAACCTGCGtcctatctctacatcttctACTGcacctctttctttctctgtgggtctctggaattgtcagtcagttGTCAGAAAAGcagacttcatttctgctttttctttacaATCCAcactcagcatcttgggcttgactgagacctggattcgtccagaagactcagcaaccccagctgctctctctaacaatttctctttctctcacaccccacGTCAAGTTGGCCGGAGTGGgggcactggtctgctcatttcaaacaattggaaatactcaacccaccctcccctatgcaattacaactcattagaatctcatgccattactgtaacTGCTCctataaaactccagattgtggtaatttACCGCACCCCTGGCCAAAATCTAggcaccttcctagaggagctggacgggctgctgtcctcctTCATGGAGGATGGCACTACACTCTTAGGTGACTTCAACATTCATCTAGACAAgacttatgctacagacttccattcactcctagcttcatttgatctcaaacgccatACTAGCAcacacaaatcaggcaaccaacttgatgtAATTTACACACGCATTTGTACtgcaaataacattttggtacAACCACTACATATCtctgaccatttcttcattacatttacattacacttggccacccgtgtgccaccaacccctttaccggttacttttagatgaaacctacgctccctttctccctcccatctttcctctgtagtatcctcctctcttccctcacctaaccatttctcatctctggatgtgaaTACAGCTACTGACACTGTATGCTCTActttaacctcttgtctagacgacatttgtcctctctcctccaggccagcacgggctgccccttctaacccctggttatccgatgTTCTTTGTGAGCATCGGAACAAAATCGAACAATCCGTCAGAGCTGAGTAGGTATCATTctttgctctcatctttctctgcttaagtccacactgccaaaacctcacatttccacaacaagatcaacagcgctccagacatgcgtaatctcttcagaacatttaattctctcctctgtccccctctaccacctcccaccacttctataaCAGCTGATGATGTTGCCActtttttcacagacaaaactagaacaATCAGTAGTCAGTTAGTAGTCAGTTCTCAGCTCCACACACACAGGACctccaaccaaccacatccactgctaatactcccatcttctccagccatcctacaacatgtcctctagacccaatcccctcacaccttctccaagcaatctctcccacactcttaccggcgctcacacacatcatcaacacatccctcctcacaggcatttTCCCCACTGccttcaagcaggctcgggtaaccccactgctcaaaaaacctacattaaaaacttctctgatagaaaactacagacctgtctctctccttccattcatagtgaaaacactcgaacgagttgtcttcaaccaggtatcattgtttctttcacagaacgagaaactggacgctaaacagtcaggtttcaggagtggccattcaactgagactgcgctactctcggtcactgaagccctgcgaattgcaaaagccgaTTCCAAACCAttagtcctcattctgctggatctatctgcagCTTtcgacactgtcaatcatcagatcctcctgtccaccctctcatcactgggcatctctggcattccacttcgctggtttgaatcctatctcactggtaggtctttcagggtggcctggggaggagaggtatccaaagcacatcaactagtcactggggttcctcagggatcggttcttggacccctcctcttctccacatacactacatcactgggtcccatcacacaggcacatggcttctcctaccattgctatgctgatgacacgcagctctatctctcttttcaaccagatgatccaacagTAGCTGCACGGATCTCAGGCTACCTGGCGGACAtatcggcatggatgaaagaaggATGtttcttgtcttccctgccactccaactctacagcatgatttcaccatccagATACGTACTtctacaattaccccatcaacttcggtcagaaatctctGTGTAATCTTTGATTGgagacacttaatttctagcgattatcgccgatttgattgcacagataatatttaaactaaactgagctagacaatgacaactctgaattcaataatgaaatgcctttaactgaaaattgagtgtttaatcttatcattatacattactgacactctatcctctaatttgatactgttaagtgctttgacacaatctgtattgttaaaagtgctatataaataaaggtgacttgacttgacttgacttgatgaccagctgaccttcaaagagcacattgcaaagactgctcgatcttgcaggtttgcactacacaacatcagacagatcaggccctttctgacggagcatgctgcacaacttcttgtccaggctcttgtcatttctaggctggactactgcaatgctcttctggccggacttccatcaaacacagtcaaacctctacaaatgattcagaatgcagcggcacgactggtcttcaacgagcccaaaagagcccatattacacctctctttatatccttgcactggctaccggttgcagctcgcatcaagttcaagtcattaatgcttgcatatagaacaaccacagtcTCAGCACCCAcctacttccactcactattacgaatctacatccactccagaagtctgagatctgctagtagGGGTGGGCGacatggcaaaaatatcatatcacaattttttttagaaatatcacaatttcacgattttatcacgattatttgtcatgttggttttactattttgtctgAGCAGTGCAGCCTAaataatttccctattataaagacaaagcctttcaaggtaacaaaatataaaaaagaatggtggatatttaggTCAAAGTGGGCaatgataaaaatatttgtcattattttatctttgttattaaaaataagaacaaagatacacattacaaatacacataatatacaaataaaacaaacagtgctttattttcaggtacaatggGTGTATtcaagttaagttaagttaagcaggagcattcaagaaattgaatgaacaaatataaaaataaaacactttatagaTTGAAGCAACTGTATTGAtttcatctgtctgtcaattctggcatagtgttttatttttataccatcatttactcactcaaaattagttttaaacctgaacgagtttctttcttctgctgaaaataaatgctattttgaagaacaaacagttgctggtctacagtgtcttccatagtattttttcccttctatcaaattcaatgtggaccagcaactgtttggttacccatattcttcaaaatatcttattttgtgttcagcacaagaaataaattaatacaggtttgggacaacatgtgagtgagtaaataatgacagaaatgtaattttagggtgaactatctctttaattacagtcggcagcatgtttagttctgtccctttaagacctgtacgcatctaatatacagacaCGCATCCGtttttctctcaactgtttactttcattttagacataaccagctgagtctatatgtaaacctagtgtgttttgacagtataagcgcaaaagataacttagttcagtaatcaggcacTGTTTAATAGGCTTTTTAGTTTGCGCGTTTCAGGTGTgcgggctcagaaaaagcgcacgtcagacgagagtatgaatgaaacgttaaaccggcaaggctttaaaacacatgcaaataatgtacttttgtgattgcgaataagtgcagtgtccccgtgagagtaactctaccgcagagttaacactgatgtgaatgtatgtggcgttgtacagtaaGTTATATTGATACGGCGGCGCCAGAACAGTAAATTTATAGAATGTACGCTGGAGCACGATACTacaatattcttcaaaagcagatcgtggagacatttttatcatccacgatcaaaaatcgtcatattgCACACACctatctgctagtgagcgacgcctcgtggtaccatcacagagaggctcaaaatcactctccagaacattctcgttcaacattcctggctggtggaatgatcttcccacccctatccgggatgctggatccctgtcaatcttcaagcaacaactgaaaactcatctcttttgacactacttgacttcatcctaaacatccaaaaaaaagaaagaagaaaaaacccTTTATCTTTAtctattccttcccttgctagcttgtacttatttgaacaatgcctgagacttggtgttgcgagcacttcctctgtctgactgcctcttcaagatgaatcactttatgtattccccaattgtaagtcgctttagataaaagcgtctgcaaaattactaaatgtaaatataaaactggattaaaaatgtaaaattaactaTTTTCCACTTGTAAATCTAATAAGATCATGTCACCAAAAATAGCATActactattttaaatattgcatacTTAACCAGACAATTAGCCAGTATACAGTAAGTACCCTAGTTTTCCATTCCAAGCACAGCCCATCACTGTAAGAttggctgcatccgaaaacttaGGCAGCTGCCTTGCTGCCTTATGAGGCAATAACTTTGCAGGCAGCGTTTATGCACGAAGGCACCACACAAAACTAATTTCggacaggcttctgaggcagcgTAACGGTTTAAcgatctacaacaaaatagaatGAGTTTTGGTAATAACTAAacgaatatttaattactataatactcATTTGTcgctagaaataacatcaaaagtgcaaaaagttaatcagaaatatacatttacacacaaactaaccACCAAACGCAACTTCCAGCcgccatctttttttttttagctcaaccgtctcggaatggaacgcacaggattgtgggatatcaaaggcagggaaggatacatctatgctgccttcaaaaattgatcagatgaaggcatctcaggggacaggaagtgaagctaaCTTTGGATTCGGACGTGCCTTGATGCCTTCCTACCTTGGAATGCTGCCTccgaaggcagcatttttcaattttcggatgcagccattGACTCTTCTCAGTCTGATTTCATTACTCCTCCTGACCTGCTGGGGGCGCCGTTGTCCAGGAGCGGTTTCCTCTTGGAGGAGCGGACGGGTGTGGGTGTGAGCGGGCCGGGTCGCTCCGTCAGGCGCTGAGTCTGGAAGGCGTGGTGGTTCAGACTCTGTTCAGTCAGATAGCGCTCATTCGGGTTTAACAACAACAGGTTCTGAAAATACAAACCACAATGACATGGATAATCCTGGTCTCAACCATTTGATCCTATGAAAACATTTCACAGTGAAATTGAAAGAAGAGATGTTTTCCATTGTAGCATTCTTTTCATGAAAACTAAGCACATTTCTTTAATTCTGATTATTATAATGAATTGAACATTCTTACTTACAGTACCTTCCTATACAATTTTCTGTGTACTGTactatattttagaatatacatatatactatcttatagaaatatataattcttatagtaaaatataattatcttacattttattataaattcaattaaaacatttaattaatatgaattaaattaCAACTGCTACATGATATATAAATACttacatattattatatactatattatatactataaattaaacttttgttGAATTATTTTGTGCTCtacatctatccatctatctatctatctatctatctatctatctatctatctatctatctatctatctatcggtgtgtgtgtgtgtgttatctaacattatatattaaattaacatgtaatttatataattaattgcaGTACAACAACTTCTACATGACATATAAATACTttgtaaacataaatatatattttgttaaattacattgtgtgtgtgtgtctatatatatatatatatatataaaatgtatatatatacatacacatacatatatactgtataatggataaaaaaaaattatggtaaaaataatgtttttttgcattgcattgcatgtGATGTTGCAAAACACGTCATGGTCCTAAAAGTGAGCTTTACCgtttttatgcaaaatacatattcattttttttccttcttttgaTTTTTGTGGTGAAAAACGACTTGAAAATCATTTTGACAgatttcatgagattcacccaACGAATATCTATTAATATCCGACTGCCAGAGGAAACAAGCTTCAACAAGCCCATCACACCAGAACACCGTTAGCATTAATTACCACAATGTCCTACACTTCATTTATTGGGGATTTATTTCAGGCATGATTCATGctttaataaaacaacatgaaagaCGCTTGTTCTTTAATAAGAACAAGCGTCCTGTTGGAGTTTTCCGGAGGATACTTTCAGTGTCAGGATTATTAGCAGCAGGAGAGTTACCGCTACAGAAATAAGGAAACCACCACGATGCAAATATAATTAGCGCACAA
This sequence is a window from Onychostoma macrolepis isolate SWU-2019 chromosome 23, ASM1243209v1, whole genome shotgun sequence. Protein-coding genes within it:
- the LOC131532061 gene encoding cyclin-dependent kinase-like 5 isoform X3, with translation MRNPASSDVMHRFEVLGIVGEGAYGVVLKCRHKETNEVVAIKKFKDSEENEEVKETTMRELKMLRTLKQENIVELKEAFRQRGKLYLVFEYVEKNMLELLEDMPNGALPEKVRIYIYQLIKAIHWCHKNNIVHRDIKPENLLISSDDVLKLCDFGFARDLSESTDANYTEYVATRWYRSPELLLGAPYGKAVDMWSVGCILGELSDGQPLFPGESEIDQLFTIQKVLGPLPPEQMKLFYNNPRFHGLRFPSVNHPQTLERRYLGIISPVLLDLMKNLLLLNPNERYLTEQSLNHHAFQTQRLTERPGPLTPTPVRSSKRKPLLDNGAPSRGHVVKSSSHHRSNSRDCSSLPRHGHDELHPSSTEAFLNGSVPSANSLSPVMHPKSFQPLNRSASCGKDLASLQHAKEAKSKVGDFDFGKPADGPVPKYLKSNTPRTQNRHSFVEGKTSTLTGEREKQSRHGYGESTASSGGKGSSSYLSLSKSHGVLSDAKSVSNLSDMRLHPDDPAGSPRYFPSSCLDLNMNLNLPAPGSPSLQHGERSGHSPAVGRRSKMERDGSTAEPSTRRSSSRQKSDGNSVDPLDPIGGLTLSAPHEFPYGVGYTSPFSSQQRPHRHSMYVRRERGRPHGGEAGGLAVGQGIPTRASSLQLLTPQLQHRTLPRHMGSAVSRDAGLDDIRSDPAAAEVSHTRPLIRESTRDNTTAFHAPRQKSEGGVYHEQLTDDSGSAKENRMMYSDSVPRRVGSFYRVPSPRPDNSFHESSGVTMDSSHNIHQPTYDPWTGSETRDLSPPEPTKEKEKQGFFRSIKKKKKKSQTVPSEGPDQVLMQKASRSYTHQGSRHRTRSRDRERSRDRERERDQDPERDADWPAERAPDTHSQPLKSLRKLLHLTSSSSSSNQTSADLHYPLPSSKGGGSFVEPRGLGSMQPKGRPAAYGAPGPLESGWHSSALGRPEGNPYPDQLTSKTGPNGFARHFRSRLPNLNDLKETAL
- the LOC131532061 gene encoding cyclin-dependent kinase-like 5 isoform X2 → MRNPASSDVMHRFEVLGIVGEGAYGVVLKCRHKETNEVVAIKKFKDSEENEEVKETTMRELKMLRTLKQENIVELKEAFRQRGKLYLVFEYVEKNMLELLEDMPNGALPEKVRIYIYQLIKAIHWCHKNNIVHRDIKPENLLISSDDVLKLCDFGFARDLSESTDANYTEYVATRWYRSPELLLGAPYGKAVDMWSVGCILGELSDGQPLFPGESEIDQLFTIQKVLGPLPPEQMKLFYNNPRFHGLRFPSVNHPQTLERRYLGIISPVLLDLMKNLLLLNPNERYLTEQSLNHHAFQTQRLTERPGPLTPTPVRSSKRKPLLDNGAPSRGHVVKSSSHHRSNSRDCSSLPRHGHDELHPSSTEAFLNGSVPSANSLSPVMHPKSFQPLNRSASCGKDLASLQHAKEAKSKVGDFDFGKPADGPVPKYLKSNTPRTQNRHSFVEGKTSTLTGEREKQSRHGYGESTASSGGKGSSSYLSLSKSHGVLSDAKSVSNLSDMRLHPDDPAGSPRYFPSSCLDLNMNLNLPAPGSPSLQHGERSGHSPAVGRRSKMERDGSTAEPSTRRSSSRQKSDGNSVDPLDPIGGLTLSAPHEFPYGVGYTSPFSSQQRPHRHSMYVRRERGRPHGGEAGGLAVGQGIPTRASSLQLLTPQLQHRTLPRHMGSAVSRDAGLDDIRGGVYHEQLTDDSGSAKENRMMYSDSVPRRVGSFYRVPSPRPDNSFHESSGVTMDSSHNIHQPTYDPWTGSETRDLSPPEPTKEKEKQGFFRSIKKKKKKSQTTDADDERRPVVRKALFPLFHSQRSFARSSSERERPLVATAMVPSEGPDQVLMQKASRSYTHQGSRHRTRSRDRERSRDRERERDQDPERDADWPAERAPDTHSQPLKSLRKLLHLTSSSSSSNQTSADLHYPLPSSKGGGSFVEPRGLGSMQPKGRPAAYGAPGPLESGWHSSALGRPEGNPYPDQLTSKTGPNGFARHFRSRLPNLNDLKETAL